A genome region from Eremothecium gossypii ATCC 10895 chromosome VII, complete sequence includes the following:
- the ASP1 gene encoding asparaginase ASP1 (Syntenic homolog of Saccharomyces cerevisiae YDR321W (ASP1)) → MPNADLEIKTINPDLEASQFIIQPPAVQSGDGENVATDESQRGDVSSSVSSQKSTSLPRIKIIGTGGTIASKGSSSSQTAGYHVDLTIQELLEAIPDISNICEIEYEQLCNVDSKDINEEILLKLYSCISESLQRFNGIVITHGTDTMAETAFFIESTIDSGSVPIVFVGSMRPSTSVSADGPMNLYQAICIASNAKSRQRGVLVSLNDQISSGYYIIKTNANTLDSFNVRQGYLGNFVNNEILYYYPPAKPLGCHKFKLPLQPGQTSLNLPKVVIIYSHQSISPILVELAGKRCKGVVIATMGAGTLPEAVNSACMQLTIPVVYSKRSMEGMVPVANLPLPPSDPRSKIIASGYLNPEKSRILLQLCLNQDYSIDLIRQVFRGVYGG, encoded by the coding sequence ATGCCGAACGCCGACCTAGAAATTAAAACCATCAATCCCGACCTAGAAGCATCGCAGTTCATTATACAACCTCCGGCAGTACAGTCCGGCGATGGTGAAAACGTAGCCACGGACGAGAGCCAAAGGGGCGATGTATCATCGTCGGTAAGTTCGCAGAAATCTACTTCGCTGCCAAGAATTAAGATAATTGGTACAGGCGGCACCATTGCGTCAAAGGGCTCTTCGTCCTCGCAGACTGCCGGCTACCATGTGGACCTGACCATCCAAGAGCTACTCGAGGCCATTCCAGACATCTCAAATATCTGCGAGATAGAGTATGAGCAGCTCTGCAACGTGGATTCCAAAGACATCAACGAGGAGATTCTTCTAAAATTGTACTCCTGTATTTCCGAATCTCTGCAGCGTTTCAACGGTATTGTGATTACTCATGGGACGGATACGATGGCCGAGACCGCCTTTTTCATTGAAAGTACGATCGACTCTGGTAGTGTTCCGATTGTATTTGTTGGCTCTATGCGTCCGTCAACCAGTGTTTCTGCAGACGGGCCAATGAACCTTTATCAGGCGATCTGCATTGCATCTAACGCCAAGTCCAGGCAGCGCGGAGTGCTCGTCTCGCTAAACGATCAAATATCATCTGGATACTATATCATCAAGACCAATGCCAATACTCTGGACTCGTTCAACGTGCGGCAGGGATATCTGGGAAACTTTGTGAATAACGAAATCCTCTACTACTATCCACCTGCCAAGCCGCTAGGCTGCCACAAGTTCAAGCTCCCGCTGCAGCCCGGCCAAACGTCGCTGAACTTACCAAAAGTAGTCATCATTTACTCTCACCAATCCATCTCCCCAATACTGGTTGAGCTTGCGGGAAAGCGTTGCAAAGGTGTCGTGATAGCCACCATGGGCGCGGGGACGCTGCCGGAGGCAGTTAACAGCGCCTGCATGCAACTCACAATCCCCGTCGTGTACTCCAAGCGCTCCATGGAAGGAATGGTCCCCGTGGCAAACCTGCCCCTCCCACCCTCCGATCCCCGCTCCAAGATTATAGCCTCGGGCTACCTAAATCCGGAAAAGAGCAGGATCCTGCTACAACTGTGCTTGAACCAAGACTACAGTATCGATTTGATTAGGCAGGTATTTCGCGGCGTCTACGGCGGCTGA
- the QNS1 gene encoding glutamine-dependent NAD(+) synthetase (Syntenic homolog of Saccharomyces cerevisiae YHR074W (QNS1)): MSHLITLATCNLNQWALDFEGNRDRILESIRIAKEKNAKLRVGPELEVSGYGCLDHFLEDDVYLHSWEMYAQILKDEKTHGILLDIGMPVVHKNVRYNCRVLSLDGHILFIRPKLWLANDGNYREMRFFTPWMKPTVVEEFQLPPVIQKITGQHIIPFGDAVIRTLDTCIGAETCEELFTPQSPNIAMSLDGVEIITNSSGSHHELRKLHKRLDLILGATGRCGGVYLYANQRGCDGDRLYYDGCALIAVNGRVVAQGSQFSLRDVEVVTATVDLQEVRDYRMSVMSRGLQAVSNNVTFERIQVPVELAAMQDRFNPTINLTKAKAPYYHSPEEEIALGPACWLWDYLRRCRGTGYFLPLSGGIDSCATAVIVHSMCRMVVKEASEGNLQVIADARRLARASDDWIPTDAREFANMIFHTCFMGTANSTNETRSRAKKLAEHLGAYHVDLNMDSVVKSVVTLFEVTTGKRPIFKVFGGSNIENLALQNIQARLRMVLAYLFAQLLPWVRSIKNSGGLLVLGSANVDECLRGYLTKYDCSSADINPIGGISKKDLKNFISYASKEFDLPILREFVEATPTAELEPITEDYVQSDERDMGMTYEELSVFGYLRKVEKCGPYSMFLKLLHEWTPRLTPSEVAEKVKRFFYFYAINRHKQTVLTPSYHAEQYSPDDNRFDLRPFLIDPRFSWASKKIDLVVKQCEGGPSTTQLDVMSVD; the protein is encoded by the coding sequence ATGTCTCACTTGATTACCTTAGCCACATGCAATCTGAACCAGTGGGCACTAGACTTTGAAGGGAACAGAGACAGAATCTTGGAATCGATCCGCATCGCCAAGGAAAAGAATGCAAAACTGCGCGTGGGGCCTGAGTTGGAGGTCAGCGGGTATGGATGCCTCGATCATTTCTTAGAGGATGACGTATATCTGCACTCGTGGGAGATGTACGCGCAGATTCTGAAGGACGAAAAGACGCATGGGATATTGCTTGATATTGGTATGCCTGTGGTACACAAGAACGTGCGGTACAACTGTCGCGTACTCTCTCTGGATGGACATATCCTGTTCATTCGTCCGAAGCTGTGGTTGGCGAACGATGGCAACTACCGCGAGATGCGGTTTTTTACGCCATGGATGAAACCAACGGTGGTGGAGGAGTTCCAGCTACCCCCTGTGATCCAGAAAATCACTGGGCAGCATATAATTCCTTTCGGAGATGCAGTTATCAGGACGCTTGATACTTGTATTGGTGCGGAGACGTGCGAAGAGCTATTCACGCCTCAATCGCCGAACATTGCCATGTCACTTGATGGAGTAGAAATTATCACTAATTCCTCGGGATCGCACCACGAGCTGCGCAAACTGCACAAGAGACTAGATCTAATACTGGGAGCGACTGGGCGTTGTGGCGGTGTCTATCTGTATGCGAACCAGCGAGGCTGTGATGGAGACAGATTGTACTACGATGGTTGCGCGCTCATTGCTGTGAACGGCCGAGTTGTGGCCCAAGGCTCGCAGTTTTCGCTGAGGGATGTCGAAGTGGTTACTGCAACTGTAGACTTACAAGAAGTGAGAGATTACCGGATGTCTGTGATGTCGCGAGGGTTGCAGGCAGTATCGAATAACGTGACTTTCGAACGTATTCAAGTACCTGTAGAACTGGCCGCGATGCAAGATAGGTTCAATCCTACGATTAACCTGACGAAGGCGAAAGCCCCATACTATCACAGCCCAGAGGAAGAGATTGCGCTGGGCCCAGCTTGTTGGTTATGGGACTACCTACGTCGTTGCAGAGGAACAGGCTATTTTCTTCCACTATCTGGGGGCATTGACTCATGTGCCACTGCTGTAATTGTGCACTCTATGTGTCGGATGGTTGTCAAGGAAGCATCTGAGGGTAATCTGCAAGTAATTGCAGATGCGAGAAGATTGGCTCGTGCTAGCGATGACTGGATTCCAACCGATGCACGTGAATTTGCAAATATGATATTTCACACTTGTTTTATGGGAACAGCAAACTCCACAAATGAGACTCGCAGTCGGGCAAAGAAACTTGCGGAACACCTTGGAGCATATCACGTTGATCTAAATATGGACTCTGTGGTTAAAAGTGTAGTAACCTTGTTTGAGGTTACCACCGGGAAGCGACCAATATTCAAGGTTTTTGGAGGGAGTAACATAGAGAACTTGGCATTGCAAAATATTCAAGCCCGGTTACGCATGGTGCTAGCCTATCTATTTGCGCAGCTGCTTCCATGGGTCCGTTCTATTAAAAACTCCGGGGGGTTGCTTGTTCTGGGCAGCGCTAACGTTGATGAATGTCTAAGAGGTTACTTGACTAAGTATGACTGCTCCTCAGCAGACATTAATCCTATTGGAGGGATTTCAAAGAAGGACTTGAAGAATTTTATCTCTTACGCTTCCAAGGAGTTTGATCTACCGATATTGAGAGAATTTGTGGAGGCTACTCCTACCGCAGAATTGGAGCCTATAACGGAAGACTACGTGCAGTCTGATGAAAGAGACATGGGCATGACTTATGAGGAATTGAGTGTTTTTGGATACCTGCGGAAGGTTGAAAAGTGTGGCCCATACTCCATGTTCCTCAAACTGTTACACGAATGGACTCCCCGGCTGACACCATCAGAGGTCGCTGAGAAGGTCAAGAGGTTTTTCTACTTTTACGCCATTAATAGACATAAGCAGACCGTTCTAACTCCGAGCTATCACGCCGAGCAGTATTCACCTGACGATAACAGGTTTGACCTACGTCCTTTCCTAATTGATCCAAGGTTCTCTTGGGCATCCAAGAAAATTGACCTTGTAGTCAAACAGTGTGAGGGGGGTCCTTCTACCACGCAGCTTGATGTCATGTCAGTCGATTAG
- the PPE1 gene encoding phosphoprotein phosphatase methylesterase 1 (Syntenic homolog of Saccharomyces cerevisiae YHR075C (PPE1)), translating to MANNLQKQLFAKKFKDAEEVLRTMDDQGNDAAPDTESDDLGELPAFGCGGIRPRRHASSMPVGDNDSWRKYFAVNEMFAIPERNFKFNTYYKLPQTTNAASIPVFIMHHGAGSSGLTFAPLADELYTRLEGKCGIFSFDARGHGETVPLDSTLEVPYDLATFTADFNAVIKTLQQRILQHKIPKEKLSIVLLGHSLGGSICTTAFNAMESALRSKVVGVAIFDIVEEAAIAALNNMSHHLATTPTSFATMREAIEYYIEKGLSNLRSSAEVCVPALFHKTSRGKAVRITDLASFQKYWHTWFVGLSSRFVHLPTSKLLVLAGSDNLDKELIIGQMQGKYQLVVFQESGHFIQEDAPAKAAITLIEFWRRNDNKNVVIKTNWGQWN from the coding sequence ATGGCGAACAATCTACAGAAACAACTATTTGCTAAGAAGTTCAAAGATGCTGAAGAGGTGCTTCGGACCATGGATGATCAAGGCAATGACGCAGCACCGGACACAGAGTCAGATGATTTAGGCGAACTCCCGGCCTTTGGTTGCGGGGGTATAAGGCCTAGAAGGCATGCTAGCTCTATGCCCGTGGGAGATAACGACAGCTGGCGCAAGTACTTTGCGGTCAACGAAATGTTCGCGATACCCGAGCGTAACTTCAAATTCAACACATACTACAAACTTCCCCAGACAACTAATGCTGCTTCCATACCAGTTTTCATTATGCACCATGGCGCGGGCTCGTCGGGGCTTACCTTTGCGCCTCTTGCGGACGAGCTATACACGCGACTTGAGGGTAAATGTGGAATCTTCTCCTTTGATGCCAGGGGACATGGGGAGACCGTTCCGCTAGATTCAACTTTGGAGGTCCCATATGATCTTGCCACGTTCACTGCGGACTTTAACGCTGTCATTAAGACACTACAACAGCGGATCTTGCAACATAAAATACCAAAAGAAAAGCTATCAATAGTGCTACTGGGGCATAGTCTCGGGGGCAGCATATGCACAACAGCCTTTAATGCGATGGAGAGTGCACTTCGGAGCAAAGTGGTCGGCGTGGCTATTTTTGATATTGTAGAAGAGGCTGCTATTGCAGCTTTAAATAATATGTCACACCACCTAGCGACAACACCAACCTCCTTTGCTACTATGCGTGAGGCTATTGAATACTACATTGAGAAGGGTCTTTCGAATCTACGCTCTAGCGCCGAAGTATGTGTTCCTGCCTTGTTCCACAAGACCTCGAGAGGTAAAGCTGTCCGAATAACAGATCTTGCAAGCTTTCAGAAGTATTGGCATACCTGGTTCGTGGGCCTATCGTCTCGTTTTGTGCATTTACCAACTAGTAAGCTGCTGGTGCTTGCAGGCAGCGACAATCTGGACAAGGAACTGATCATTGGACAGATGCAAGGGAAGTACCAACTGGTAGTTTTTCAGGAATCTGGCCATTTTATTCAGGAGGATGCTCCGGCGAAAGCTGCCATTACGCTGATCGAATTTTGGCGGAGAAATGATAACAAGAACGTTGTAATCAAGACGAACTGGGGGCAGTGGAACTAA